The following DNA comes from Photobacterium sp. DA100.
GCCATATGGCGGCCGAATAAAAAAGCCCCAGCACAGGGCTGGGGCTTGATGTGAGAGTGAACACTATCAGCGCTAGAACTTTGATTTGACACCAAACTGTTCGGCGGCATAGGCAACACGTTCTTCTGGTGTTGGCGGCTTGGCCGGTACTCCCAAGCTTTCGATATGCCGCAGCCGAGGTAGCAGGCCGGCACCGTTAGCGGTCTGGATCGCCAAACCCGGGCGTGCATTGAGCTCCAGTACCATCGGGCCCTGGATCTTATCAAGGACCATATCGGTGCCCATATAGCCCAATCCGGTCATCTCCCACGCGCTTGAAGCCAATGTCAGCAGCTTGTGCCAGTTGGGAACGGCCAATTCACTCAGTTTACGGTCGGTGTCAGGATGGCGCTCAACCGGTTGGTCAAACTGCACGGCGCGGATAGCCTTGCCGGTGGCAATATCGATACCGACCCCTACCGCACCTTGGTGCAAGTTAGCCTTGCCGTCAGATGCCGAGGTCGAGCAGCGCATCATTGCCATCACAGGGTAGCCTTTGAAGACGATAACCCGCACATCAGGCACGCCTTCGTAACTGAAGCCGTCGAACACATTATCGAACTGGATCAGGTTCTCGATCATCGCTACATCGTTTTTACCGCCCAACGAGAACAGTCCCGCTAGGGTGTTGGTGATGTGTCGCTCTACGTCCTGCTTGTTCATCTCGGCACCGGACGGCTTTACATAAATCCCGTCCTTGTGCTTAACCACCACCAGAATGCCTTTACCGCCGGAACCTTGGGCTGGCTTGATCACAAAACCCGGCCAGTCTTTAACCATATCGTGGACGCGCTTGACGTAAACCTGGCTGTCAATGACGCCAATCAGCTCCGGCACAGTGGCCCCGGCCTGTTTGGCAATCAGCTTGGTTTTGAGCTTGTCGTCCACCAGCGGATAGAGGCTACGGTCGTTGTAGCGGCCAATGTAGCTGTGGTTGCGCTGGTTCATTCCCATGATCCCGCGTTCGCGCAGCTTGAACGGGGACGTAAACTGTGAAAACAGTGACATAGTTTAGTCCTCCGCGAGCGGCTTGAAGCGGCGCAGCTCACTCAAACGGTAACCCGTGTAGTTACCCAACATCAGGATCAGTGCCAGGATGATTAGCTGGATACCGATAAAGTTGAACGTCAGGTGGCGAATCAATGGGTTGGTCATTGCCAGGTAAACGAAGACTGCTGTCAGCAGCGAGCCACCACCCTGGACTAGTACTTCTTTCGCACCTTCTTCTTCCCACAGGATCGACATACGCTCGATGGTCCACGATAGGATGATCATCGGGAAGAAGGTAATGGTCAGGCCTTCGACCAAGCCAATCTTGAAGGCAACGACGGTAAAGATGGAGATAATCATAATTACCGTGATGATCACCGCGGAAATCCTTGCCACCAGAAGCAGATTGAGCTTGGACAGGTAGCTACGGATCACCAAACCGGTACCGACAATCAACAGGAAGCCAAGGATACCGGTGACAAGCTGGGTCTGGACAAAGGCTACCGCGATGAGGACCGGCATGAAAGTACCCGAAGTCTTAAGGCCAATGATGATACGCAGAAATACCACAATCAACGCGCCGATAGGGACCAGCATAATGGTCTTGAACATGGCTTGTTCTTCAACCGGCAAGCTATGGATTGAGAAGTTAAGCAGATCTTCGGCCTGGACCTTTTCACGGGTCGCTTGCTGTGGAGTGATGTCCTGAGCAATGATCGAGAAGCTGATGTTGGAGTTGCGGCCACCAATAACGTCCAGTAACGAGTGGCCTTGCTGGTTCCAAAGTAGGATGTTGTCCGGTTTGCCTTCTTGGCCAGTTTGCAGGTCAAATAGCTGCCAAGTCTTGCCGTCCCATACTTCGGCCATCGGGGTGATGCTTTGGCGGCGTCGGCCATCTTCTAGCTGCAGGCCGCCGACAATGCGGGCATGGACTTTTTCCAGAGAAAGCAGGTTAATGATTGCCTGCTCGCGGCTTAGGCTGTTGAGCAACAAGGCCGCATTCTGGTTGTTGCGGTCATTGAATTGTTTAATCAGCTCACGGGTAAGGGTAACGTTATCGGAGGATAAGCTGCGAGCTTGGTCGAGCAGGGCCGTAGCAGCTGTCTGCTGCGGGTTATCAAGGCTGACAGCGACCGTGTTGCCTTTGGGTGGCACCATGCTGTAGCTGGCTTGATCGTCGACCAGCATTTGGGTTTTGTAATAAAGGATCTGCTTACCCGTTGCCTCTCGGATAGACCATTCGGCCCGGCGGCCTTTGTTGGTATCAATGAGAGCGACACCATAGCCCGGCGATGAGGTGCTTTCATCAATTTGGGTAAACCCCTGCTGGGTTTCCGGCGCGGCCATGGAGACTTTGACCGGATCACCAATGGCATCAAATTCAATGCGAGCCTCGAGTTCCCATAGCGCGCGTTCTTCACCCGGAGTCCATGGCACCCCATAGACATCGTGGCGGTACATGCTCAATGCCGCCCCTGCGATGACTAGCAGGGTAATAAGAAAATAAAACGGGATTCTTGATGTCATGACATCCTCAAAATTTGTTATTAGTTTTGTTGTACTTGCTGCTCATTCATTCCCTGAACAAACTTTTTACCTACATCAACAAGTGCTATGTCTTTGAAAAACTCACGTCCTAATAATACTGGATAGGTCATCTGAGTGCGATCTGCCAACGTAAATTGTGCTTTTTCATGAAGCTGGCCGAGTTTTACCCATGCTTCAATGACAGGGCGGCGGTTAAGGTCACTTGCACTGGCCTGGCGGATCTTCACCCAGCGAACCACAGGGGCTTCGACCATGTCCGCCTCGCTTGGATTTTCGTCCGAGGTGTGGTTCATATTGAAGCGGGCCCACTCTTTGCCATCTCGCTCGAAAATCTGGATATTGGTGGCGCTGACTGACGAGGTTGTCGCCCCCGTATCGACTCGTGCCTTATAGAAACTCTGGGTAGCATCCAGCCATACCCACTCTTCTTCGCCAAGAATCACTTTGCCGTGGGCAATACGCGGGTCGTTGTCCCGGATCTCGGGAACAGGGACCGCTTTTTCTTCCTCTTCGTTGAAGGCAAGCAGAGCGGTATCACTGTAGCGCTGGCTCATGTCGTCGGACAGGGTAGAGATTTTGGTTTCCAAGTTAGCAATATAGGCGTTTTGGTCATCTATTTGTTTGATCATGGTTGCAAGCTGAAAATTGACACGATCTTCCATGACGTTAATAGCCTGCATGGTTTGTTCATGATCTTGTTGTGGCTGGGTGAGGCTACAGCCTGAAAGGACAGCAAAGGTCAGTAATGGTACAAAGCGGCGAAGCATTATGTCTCCCGGAGGTACTTCTATTTTTTCTTAGGCGGCAATATTTTAACCTACAAAAAGGGATGCGAACAGCACCCCCTTGTCAGTAGTTAGTCAGGATTTCGAGCAATCAGCACTGCCCGTTTCGGTGCAGGGTATCCTTCCACCGTTTTTGATGGGTCGGATGGGTCCAGATATTCCGGTAGGGAATTATTGGTCATCCAGTCCGTCGAGCGCTGCTCGTCCGTGGTCGTCACGCACTCGTCAACGATTTTCACATCCACCAAACCGCATTTTTCCATCCACACTTTCAGTGCCTTGGCGGAAGGGAAGAAGTAGACGTTGTGCATCTGGGCGTAGCGGTGGGTCGGCACCAACACATCATTCTCGTCACCGTCAATCACCAGTGTTTCTAGGATAAGCTCGCCGTCTTTGCGTAGCTGGTTCTTGAGCTGGATGATGTGATCAAGCGGTGAGCGGCGGTGGTAAAGTACCCCCATCGAGAAGACAGTATCAAAGGCCTTCAGCTCAGGTAGCTGTTCGATGCCAAGCGGAAGCAGGTAGGCGCGCTCGTCCATGCCCATCAGGCGCTTGATCGCCTCGAACTGGATCAGGAACAGATTGGACGGGTCGATACCCACTGTCAGTTTGGCTTCTTCGCCCAGCATACGCCACATGTGGTAACCGTTACCACAGCCAACATCCAATACGGTGCGGCCTTTTAGTGGGGAGATATGCGGCAGAACTCGGTCCCATTTCCAGTCTGAACGCCACTCGGTATCGATATGGATACCATGCATATCGTAAGGGCCCTTGCGCCACGGGTGAAGTAGGCGAAGCAGGCTTTCAAGGCGCTTTTGCTCGCCTTCGGCAATGCCGTCTTCGTTGCGCACGCTGACCGCATTTTTCAGGTCAATGATGCCCGGCTTATCGGTTGGGAATTTTTTCAGGGCACGCATCCAGCGGCTCATGTCACCATGGGCCTTTTCTTCCCAATCACTCAGCTGTTTTGGCAGGGTGTTTAGCCATGGACGCAGTGTTTCATGCTGGGCTAGTAGCTGGTAAAACTCAGCAAAAGTAAACATAGACAATAAAAACCTTATTTGATGGCAAACATCGAGCCGAAGTTGAAGCATTGGAACCAGACTTCTGAGCTTGAGAAGCCAATTTTTTCGAAGCGCTGCTTATGGGTGTCAATGCTGTCGGGAAGCATGACGTTTTCAATGGCACTGCGCTTTTGGCTGATTTCCAGTTCGCTGTAGCCATTGGCACGCTTGAAGTCATGGTGCAAGTCGATGAGCAGCTCGTGGGCACGTTCATCGTCGAAGATGTATTTTTCCGATAGGATCAAAATCCCCCCCGGGCGCAGGCCGGCGTAGATTTTCTCTAGCAGCGCCTGGCGGTCATCAGGGGCCAAGAACTGCAGGGTAAAGTTGAGTACTACAACGGAGGCATCGCTGATCTCGATATCACGGATATCGGCTTCCAGCACTTGGACTGGGGTATCGGAGCGATAGGCATTGATATGCAAGCGGCAGCGTTCAACCATGGCGCTGGAGTTATCGACCGCGATGATTTCGCAACCTTCTTGCTGGATATGGCGGCGCATTGACAAGGTTGCCGCTCCCAGCGAGCAGCCCAGATCGTAAACTTTCGAATGCGGCTTGGCGAAGCGTTCAGCCAACATACCGATGGCTGAAATGATATTGCTGTAGCCCGGCACCGAGCGTTGAATCATATCCGGGAAAACTTCGGCTACGCGTTCGTCAAATGTGAAATCACCGATTTTATCTATCGGTGCCGCAAAAATATTGTCGTGACCGGCCATCTTCACGAACCTCATCTATACAAAAAAACAGAAATTCCAAATGATAAGTATGAACTTTGTCACGCAGAGGGCGCCTATCTTCATACTGAGGTGATCCATCACCGCTGAAAGGTCGCGTATTGTAGTGAAAATGAGCGCATTTGTCTTTATTGATTTTGCCTTTGCTGCTGAGCTTTTGAGATAAGCTCGCTTTAATGAGTGGCGTTATTCCTAATATTTCCCATTGCTCCCACAATGTGAGTTGTAACAAAATATTTGTTAATGAAATGTTTTGTTGTGAGCGCTTGCCGCGAACAAATGCACCTAACTGCGTATTGCTTGGCCTGTTGATGTTAAGTGAATGTTTTATCGGATAAATGAATGGGTGATTACGTTTTTTTCAATTGGCAATGGATTGGCGATACTTTTATCTTCCCCGACAATTTTTTTGGGGGAGTAGAAAATGCGTAAATTATATTATGCGGTAGGCTTGGGGCTGGCCGGCTATTTGGCTACAGTCTATGTGGTCGATAAGTTTGACCAGCAACTGGCGATTGACCGCTACCATGAAATGGCCAAACAGGATATCAATCCGCTTTCAACGGCAGCGTTCGATGTACTGAACAAAAACGGTTGTTCATACTGCCATACCAGTGATAGCGAAATGCCTTTTTACGGTCAGCTGCCTGTCGCCAAGCAACTGATGGACGCTGACGTAACCCGCGCAATGCGCCATTTCAACATCGAAGCGATGATGGGGCAGGTTCGAACCGGCGAACTTGTCTCCGAAGTTGACCTGGCAAAGCTGGAGTCGGTGATGGCAGACAACTCGATGCCGCCGGCTCTGTACCTGACCATGCACTGGCGCTCGAAATTGTCACCAGAAGAAACCGCGACACTCCAAGACTGGGTGAAGCAGGAGCGTCTGCGTCACCACCAGGGCCAGGCCAAGATCACCAAAGAATTCAAATACGAAGCGGTGCAGCCAATCCGTACCACGTTCGATGTCGATATGGAGAAAGTCGAGCTGGGTGACAAGCTTTATCATGATACCCGCCTTTCAGGCGACAATACCGTATCCTGTGCCAGCTGCCACGCTCTGGAAACCGGTGGTGTTGACCGCCTGGTGAGCTCGGTGGGTGTCGACGGCGCCATTGGCCCAATCAATGCGCCGACGGTGTTTAACTCGGTTTTCAATACTCACCAGTTCTGGGATGGTCGTGCCCATGATTTGCAGGCGCAGGCCGGTGGCCCTCCGCTCAATCCCCTGGAGATGGCATCTGAGTCTTGGGACCAGATCATCGACAAGCTGGCAATTGACGAAGAAATGAATGCCGCCTTTGCTGCGATTTATGCCGAGGGGATCACGGAGCACAGCATTACCGATGCGATTGCCGAGTTTGAGAAAACCCTGGTAACGCCGAACAGCCGCTTTGACCAGTTCCTGCGAGGCAACCATGATGCGCTGACGGCGGACGAGCAGGAAGGCTACGCGCTGTTCAAGCAATACAAATGCAGTACCTGCCACGTCGGTGAGGCCATGGGTGGGCAGAGTTTTGAAATCATGGGGCTCAAGAAAGACTACTTTGCCGATCGCGGTAATGTCACCGAAGTGGATTACGGCCGCTTCAATGCCACCGGTGAAGAGCGCGACATGCACCGCTTCAAGGTGCCGACCCTGCGTAACGTTGCCCTGACTGCACCGTATTTCCATGATGGTAGCGTGGCAACCTTGGCCGAAGCGGTCGACAAGATGGCGTACTACCAGGTGGGCGTCCGGTTGTCGGAAGCCGAGCTCGGCAAGATCACGGCGTACCTAGAGACGCTTAACGGCGAGTACAACGGCCAGATTTTGCAGTAATAGCCATACGCTGTAGCTGCAAGATAGAGCACCCCGTAGTTTAAGCCTGCGGGGTGCTTTTTTCTTAGAGTAATGTTATTTGCGGGTCCGGCTCGGCCTTCGGCAGCTCGACATCCGGTAGCTTCGCGTCGACGGCTTTTTGCTGCAGCAGACGGTAGAGCCTTGTTGCCAGCTCCGGGGCGTGGTTGTTGTCCGGGGTGTGGATGAACAAATATGGCTCTTTTCCGTCGCGCAGCCACTGCGGCAGGCGGACCAGCCAGTTGGCAAAGAAGGCGTCGTTGCTGGCATCAATGGGATGGCCGATGAAACGGATCATCGGGCGGGCGGCCGTTGCGATAGCATGGACCGGGACCTTGGGCTTCTTTTGGTGGGCGTCGATCACCGCCTCCGTCGTCGGGGGAGCGGCAAACACCGGGCGGCTGTCCATGATAATGCGGTTGGCGCCGTGCTCGATCAGCAATCGGTTGAGCTGCTTTTCTTCTTCCCCCTTGGCAAAGAAAGCCGGATGGCGCACCTCGACACCGACGGGGTAGCTGGCAGGCAGCCTTTGCAGAAACTTTTCCAGAGCAGGCAGCGCGGCCGGACCGAACTGGGCTGGAAGCTGGACTTTCCATAACCCGATTTTGCCTTCGAGCGGGGCCATCGTGGTAAAGAAGTCGGCCAGCAGCTGATCGCAATGCACTAACTGGTTTTGGTGGGTAATGGCCTGGGGCAGCTTGAAGGTAAAGCGGAAATGATCGCCGGTTGCCTCGTGCCATTTCTTGACGGTCGGGCTCCCTGGGGTGGCATAGAAGGTGGTATTGCCTTCGACCGTGTGGAACACTTCGGCATATCTCGCAAGCCTGTCGCCCGGTTTGCAACTACTGCCGTACACACTTTGCTGCCAGTGGTTGTGGGACCACATGGCTAGGCCGAGGCGAACGGGGAGGTTTGCGTAAGTTGAGGGCATGGCGAGGCTTCCAAACTGGGTTTACTGGTCATTGTGCTTAGGGTTTGAGTGCTAGGTCAATCTTTTAAGCCATTGATTTCGGATTTTTCCTTGATCTCATTGGGTACTTTTTCCTAAAGTGGTATTTCGCTTTATTTCCCCTGCATGTTCAAAATACAAAGTGCTAGGCCAGAAGTTGGCTGCCAGCTCAATGGTTCGCTGTTTAGGCGGATTGCCAATTAATTCTCGTGGATCATGTATGTTGAAGGCGCTTGGGTATATAATGCCTCGTTATTTTTGTCTCTCGGCCAGACTGAGCGCGCTAGTTGCGTGATGTTTAACCAAATTGGCCGGGAAGGATTCAGTTTGTGTGTGGTCGACTGCTTTGGGCACAGCCATACGCACAGGAAAGTTAGTAAACAGATCGGGAATTTCATATGCGCACCCAATATTGTGGTCACCTGAACAAGTCCCTAGCAGGGCAAACAGTAGAGTTATGCGGCTGGGTTAACCGTCGCCGTGATTTAGGCGGTCTTATCTTCATTGATATGCGAGATCGTGAAGGTATTGTTCAGGTTGTTGTTGATCCGGATATGAAAGATGTATTCGAGATCGCTAACCAACTGCGCAACGAATTCTGTATTCGCCTAACTGGTGAAGTACGCGTGCGTCCTGAGAGCCAAGTCAACAAAGACATGGCGACCGGTGAAGTGGAAATCTTGGCGACTGGCCTTGAGATCATCAACCGCTCTGACGTACTACCGCTAGACTTTAACCAGAAGAACACTGAAGAGCAGCGCCTTAAGTACCGTTACCTAGACCTACGTCGTCCAGAAATGAGCGACCGCATCAAGCTGCGTGCAAAAGCATCGAGCTTTGTTCGCCGTTTCCTAGACAGCAACGACTTCCTGGATATCGAAACGCCAGTACTGACTAAAGCGACACCAGAAGGTGCACGTGACTACTTGGTACCGAGCCGTGTTCATAAAGGTAGCTTCTACGCTCTACCTCAGTCACCACAGCTGTTCAAGCAGCTGCTGATGATGTCTGGCTTCGATCGCTACTACCAGATCGTTAAGTGTTTCCGTGACGAAGACCTCCGTGCTGACCGTCAGCCAGAATTCACCCAGATCGATATCGAAACCTCATTCATGTCTGCCGAGCAGGTACGTGGCGTGACTGAGCGCATGATCACTGAAATGTGGCAAGAGCTACTAAACGTAGACCTTGGCACGTTCCCAATCATGCCATTCGAAGAAGCAATGCGCCGTTACGGCTCTGATAAGCCAGACCTGCGTAACCCGCTTGAGCTAGTTGATGTGGCCGACATCCTGAAAGATGTTGACTTCAAAGTGTTCTCTGGCCCAGCCAACGACGAGAAAGGCCGTGTAGCGGTGATCCGCGTACCGGGTGGCGCACAGCTAACGCGTAAGCAAATCGACGAGTACACCAAGTTTGTTGGTATCTACGGTGCGAAAGGCTTGGCATGGATGAAGGTGAACGACCGCGAAGCGGGCTTCGAGGGTGTTCAGTCTCCAGTGGCGAAGTTCCTGAACGAAGAAGTCGTTGCCAAGCTGCTTGACCGTACTCAGGCTGAGTCTGGTGATATCATCCTGTTCGGCGCAGACAAGAAGCGTGTTGTTGAAGAAGCCATGGGCGCACTTCGTCTGAAGCTGGGTACTGATCTTGAGCTGACTGATACTAAGGCTTGGGCACCGCTATGGGTTGTCGACTTCCCAATGTTCGAGGAAGACGACGAAGGTAACCTGCACGCGATGCACCACCCATTCACCTCTCCACTGGGCGTGAGCCCAGCAGAGCTGAAGGCGAACCCAGCGGCAACAAACTCTAACGCCTACGACATGGTTATCAACGGCTACGAAGTGGGCGGTGGTTCTGTGCGTATCCACAACGCTGAGATGCAGTCTGCGGTATTCGATATCCTAGGTATCGATGCCGATGAGCAGAAGCTGAAGTTCGGTTTCCTACTTGATGCTCTGAAGTTCGGTACGCCACCGCACGCGGGTCTGGCGTTCGGCCTTGACCGCTTGGTGATGCTACTTTGCGGTACGGAAAACATCCGTGACGTGATTGCCTTCCCGAAAACAACGGCGGCAGCGTGTCTACTGACAGACGCACCGAGCCTGGCTAACCCAGCCGCGCTAGAAGAGCTGGCGATTGCGGTCAACTTGGCGAAAGAAAGCGCCGAGCAAGAGTAAGCAACAACCTTGATTAAGACTGGCCGAAAGGCCAGTCTTTGTTTTAGGGGTACAAAAGCCATAGGATAGAAATAGTGCTATGGTGATCAGAGCTTTAAAGCCAGCCTTAATTTCCAAGCCGGTCCCGGCACTTAATCAATAAAAACTAGGTTGGTCATTTGTGGAACTTCGCCAGTTGGCGAGCAATAAATGGGAGTGTGATATGGCAGGTCATAGTAAATGGGCCAACATTAAACACCGTAAGGCGGCACAAGATGCCAAGCGCGGTAAAATTTTCACCAAGCTGATCCGCGAGATCGTGGTTGCGGCCAAAGAAGGTGGCCCTGAGGCTGACAACAACCCGCGTTTGCGTGCAGCGGTAGACAAGGCGCTGTCGAACAACATGACGCGTGATACCGTTAACCGCGCGATCAGCCGCGGTGCCGGCGGTGAAGGCGATGACAACATGGAAACCGTGATCTATGAAGGTTACGGTCCGGGGGGGACGGCGGTAATGGTTGAGTGTATGACCGACAACCGCAACCGTACCGTATCGGGTGTTCGCCACGCATTCTCGAAAGCTGGCGGCAACTTGGGTACCGATGGCAGTGTTAACTACCTGTTCGATAAGAAAGGGGTTATTTCTTACGCGGCGGGCCTGGATGAAGATGCCGTGATGGAAGCGGCGCTTGAAGGCGGTGCTGATGATGTCGAAACCAACGATGACGGTTCTATCGACGTCTACACCACGCCGGCTGATTTTGGCCCGGTAAAAGATGCCTTGGATGGAGCAGGTTTCGAAGCCCAGAACGCCGAGGTGACTTTGGTGCCATCGACCAAGGCGGACTTGGACGCCGATACTGCGCCTAAGCTGCTTCGCCTGATCGATGCGCTGGAAGATCTGGATGATGTCCAGGAAGTGTATCACAATGGCGATATCTCGGATGAGGTTGCAGCGCAGCTGTAACGCTTAAAGAGTATGTCTATTATTTTAGGGATCGACCCCGGTTCGAGGATCACCGGCTATGGTGTGATCCGCCAAGTCGGGCGGCATCTTGAATACCTCGGCAGTGGCTGTATTCGTACGTCCGTCGAGGATATCCCAGGCCGCCTCAAGCAAATCTATGCCGGCGTGAGCGAGGTGATCACCCAGTTCCAGCCCGATGTCTTTGCTATCGAGGAAGTGTTCATGGGCAAGAACGCCAGCTCGGCGCTGAAACTGGGCCAAGCCCGGGGCAGTGCCATTGTGGCGGCGGTGAATGCCGATTTGCCGGTCAATGAATACGCTGCGCGTCTAATTAAGCAGGCGGTGGTGGGAACCGGCGGGGCTGATAAAGCGCAGGTGCAGCATATGGTATGCTCGGTGCTCAAGCTTCCGGGCAAACCGCAGGCCGATGCGGCCGATGCCTTGGCGGTGGCAATTTGTCATGCCCATACCCATAAAACACTGGTGGCGATGGCGGGGCAAGCCCGCGGGGCACGGCGGGGCCGATATCGATAACTGCCTTTAATACAAAGTGTTATATCGTTACAAAGATATATGCATAATGAGTGTTTGATCAAAAAAGCAGCCTTTGGCTGCTTTTTTGTTTTGTTACGACAATGTTCGATGACATATATTGGTCGGAGGTCATATGACCCTGTGATGGTGATCTCTGCAGATCAGCCCCAACGATACCTGACAATAATAATCGAGACAGAATAAGGAACGGATTCCATGACGCCTTTAGCACTCTGGCGGGCACTGTTTATGCCGACAACTGCAAGTTGGCAGGGCGATGATGCGCGTTACGTCGACACTTTTTTGTTTTTTACGTTAACTTCTTTTTTCGTCGGGATTTATAGCCTGTTCAAATGGTACGAGCATGGCCACAGCGCTTTGGTAATGACCTCGGTGTTGCTGGTATCCCTCGAATGCCTCGCCGGTGTGATCTTCCGTTTCAGCCGGCAACCGGTCATTGCCCTGAATGTTGGCTTTCTCGGTATGGTTATCCATGCGGTTAATATTATTTACCAAACGGGCGGTATCGTGGAATCGACCCAGGCGTTCTGGTCGCCCTTGCTGATTGTCGCCTTTTATTTGTCGGCAAGGTTGCTGATGGCAACCGCATGGTCACTGCTGGTGGTTGTGGTCTCCGGCTGGATGGTCAATAGTCACTTGTCGGGCCGGGTATTCCCGAATGTCGAATTGAGCTCAACTTCCCAGATGATTGAAACCTGGTCCGGCTTCCTATTGCCCCTGGTGGTCATTGTGATTGCCCAGGCTTGGGCATCGCGCCAGCGGCATCAGGCTATCGCGCAGGCGGAAACCGCGCACAAATCGAGCGAGGCGATTGCCGAGCAGGCCAAGCTAGGGGCCAGCCAGTTGGCTGAAGTGCTGGATAAAGCCAGCGGCAATGCCGAATCGCTGACCCAGGTATCGAATGTGATTGAACAGCAGTCATCCGAGCTCCACCAGCAGGTGGGAGCCCTGAATGTGAATTGCGAGTCACAAGCCAGTGCTGCTGAGCAGATGAGCAAGCAGGTCAAGCACCTCACCCTGGGGATGGAAGCGTCCGATCAGTTTGTGACCGAGCTCAAACAGCGCAGCGATATCATCTACCGTCAGGCTGAGACTAGCTCTGAATCCCTCCTGGCTTCCAAACAAGCAATTGCCCGTATCCTCAGCAGCAATGATGAAATCATGTCGGTGGCCGATGTGATCACCTCCGTGGCCGAGCAAACGAATTTGCTGGCGCTCAATGCGGCGATAGAAGCGGCACGGGCTGGCGAGCAGGGGCGGGGGTTTGCCGTTGTCGCCGATCAGGTGCGTGAACTGTCTGCCAAGAGTAATAGCTCAGCGGTGGACATCCGTGCCTTGCTGGAGCGCAGCCGGCGCGAGGTATCGCAGGGGCAGGCGGTTATCGAGAGCAGCACGGCGGAGCTTAGCGGGATCATTGAGCAGGTCAGCAGCGTGTCGGGCGATGTCACCCAGCTGGCCGACACCATCAGCCAGCAGGTGGAAGCGCTCAGGGAGCTGACCTGTGCCAGCCAAGCCGTGGCCAGCAGCGTGGTGGAAACCAACCAGGTATCCGATGCCGTGGCCTCACAGGGGGCATTGTTGGCTGAACAGGTCGAGCGGCTAAATACCCTGGCCGAGAGCCTTAACCTGGTAGTGGGCATGCGCCAGCAACGTGCATAGCCTTGGGGGCGGGCAGTCAGCAGGAATGAAAAAAGAGCTGGATATACATCCAGCTCTTTACTATCCTAGAGCCAATTTTGTGGATTGAGAAAAGAGATCTTGCTGTGATTGGCCGACTACGTGGAATCATCATTGAAAAACAACCACCTGAGGTATTGCTTGAGGTGAACGGCATGGGCTATGAAGTCCAGATGCCGATGAGCTGCTTCTATGAGCTGCCGGAAGTCGGCCGGGAAGCCATTATCTCGACCCATTTCGTGGTGCGTGAAGATGCGCAGCTGCTGTATGGCTTCAACAAAAAAAGCGAGCGCGACCTGTTCCGCGAGGTGATCAAAGCCAACGGTGTAGGGCCTAA
Coding sequences within:
- a CDS encoding DUF72 domain-containing protein, coding for MPSTYANLPVRLGLAMWSHNHWQQSVYGSSCKPGDRLARYAEVFHTVEGNTTFYATPGSPTVKKWHEATGDHFRFTFKLPQAITHQNQLVHCDQLLADFFTTMAPLEGKIGLWKVQLPAQFGPAALPALEKFLQRLPASYPVGVEVRHPAFFAKGEEEKQLNRLLIEHGANRIIMDSRPVFAAPPTTEAVIDAHQKKPKVPVHAIATAARPMIRFIGHPIDASNDAFFANWLVRLPQWLRDGKEPYLFIHTPDNNHAPELATRLYRLLQQKAVDAKLPDVELPKAEPDPQITLL
- the aspS gene encoding aspartate--tRNA ligase; amino-acid sequence: MRTQYCGHLNKSLAGQTVELCGWVNRRRDLGGLIFIDMRDREGIVQVVVDPDMKDVFEIANQLRNEFCIRLTGEVRVRPESQVNKDMATGEVEILATGLEIINRSDVLPLDFNQKNTEEQRLKYRYLDLRRPEMSDRIKLRAKASSFVRRFLDSNDFLDIETPVLTKATPEGARDYLVPSRVHKGSFYALPQSPQLFKQLLMMSGFDRYYQIVKCFRDEDLRADRQPEFTQIDIETSFMSAEQVRGVTERMITEMWQELLNVDLGTFPIMPFEEAMRRYGSDKPDLRNPLELVDVADILKDVDFKVFSGPANDEKGRVAVIRVPGGAQLTRKQIDEYTKFVGIYGAKGLAWMKVNDREAGFEGVQSPVAKFLNEEVVAKLLDRTQAESGDIILFGADKKRVVEEAMGALRLKLGTDLELTDTKAWAPLWVVDFPMFEEDDEGNLHAMHHPFTSPLGVSPAELKANPAATNSNAYDMVINGYEVGGGSVRIHNAEMQSAVFDILGIDADEQKLKFGFLLDALKFGTPPHAGLAFGLDRLVMLLCGTENIRDVIAFPKTTAAACLLTDAPSLANPAALEELAIAVNLAKESAEQE
- a CDS encoding YebC/PmpR family DNA-binding transcriptional regulator, encoding MAGHSKWANIKHRKAAQDAKRGKIFTKLIREIVVAAKEGGPEADNNPRLRAAVDKALSNNMTRDTVNRAISRGAGGEGDDNMETVIYEGYGPGGTAVMVECMTDNRNRTVSGVRHAFSKAGGNLGTDGSVNYLFDKKGVISYAAGLDEDAVMEAALEGGADDVETNDDGSIDVYTTPADFGPVKDALDGAGFEAQNAEVTLVPSTKADLDADTAPKLLRLIDALEDLDDVQEVYHNGDISDEVAAQL
- the ruvC gene encoding crossover junction endodeoxyribonuclease RuvC, producing the protein MSIILGIDPGSRITGYGVIRQVGRHLEYLGSGCIRTSVEDIPGRLKQIYAGVSEVITQFQPDVFAIEEVFMGKNASSALKLGQARGSAIVAAVNADLPVNEYAARLIKQAVVGTGGADKAQVQHMVCSVLKLPGKPQADAADALAVAICHAHTHKTLVAMAGQARGARRGRYR
- a CDS encoding methyl-accepting chemotaxis protein translates to MTPLALWRALFMPTTASWQGDDARYVDTFLFFTLTSFFVGIYSLFKWYEHGHSALVMTSVLLVSLECLAGVIFRFSRQPVIALNVGFLGMVIHAVNIIYQTGGIVESTQAFWSPLLIVAFYLSARLLMATAWSLLVVVVSGWMVNSHLSGRVFPNVELSSTSQMIETWSGFLLPLVVIVIAQAWASRQRHQAIAQAETAHKSSEAIAEQAKLGASQLAEVLDKASGNAESLTQVSNVIEQQSSELHQQVGALNVNCESQASAAEQMSKQVKHLTLGMEASDQFVTELKQRSDIIYRQAETSSESLLASKQAIARILSSNDEIMSVADVITSVAEQTNLLALNAAIEAARAGEQGRGFAVVADQVRELSAKSNSSAVDIRALLERSRREVSQGQAVIESSTAELSGIIEQVSSVSGDVTQLADTISQQVEALRELTCASQAVASSVVETNQVSDAVASQGALLAEQVERLNTLAESLNLVVGMRQQRA